From a region of the Dickeya poaceiphila genome:
- the mak gene encoding fructokinase translates to MRIGIDLGGTKIEVIALTDDGVEAFRHRVATPRHDYRQTLQAIADLVDMAEQSTGQRGSVGVGIPGTLSPVTGRVKNANSVWLNQQPLDQDLVQLLGRPVRVANDANCFAVSEAVDGAAVGAGKVFAVIIGTGCGAGIALNGLVHSGRNGVAGEWGHNPLPWMDADEWRDQQAMPCYCGRMGCIETFISGTGFSMDYQRLSGHARNGHEIIALMEQGDRLAEQVLQRYEQRLAKSLAHIVNVLDPDVIVLGGGMSNVKRLYDSVPALLKQWVFGGECDTPVRQAMHGDSSGVRGAAWLWPRE, encoded by the coding sequence GTGCGAATAGGTATTGATTTGGGCGGCACTAAAATCGAGGTGATTGCACTGACGGATGATGGCGTCGAGGCGTTTCGCCATCGTGTAGCGACGCCGCGCCACGATTATCGTCAAACCCTGCAAGCCATTGCCGACCTGGTGGATATGGCGGAGCAGTCCACCGGGCAGCGTGGCAGTGTGGGGGTGGGCATTCCCGGTACGCTGTCGCCGGTAACCGGACGGGTCAAAAATGCCAATTCAGTCTGGCTGAATCAGCAACCGCTGGATCAGGATTTGGTGCAGCTGCTCGGCAGGCCGGTACGGGTGGCGAACGATGCCAACTGCTTTGCCGTGTCCGAGGCGGTCGATGGTGCGGCGGTGGGGGCCGGCAAGGTATTTGCGGTGATTATCGGCACCGGTTGTGGCGCTGGAATCGCGTTGAATGGGCTGGTGCACAGCGGACGTAACGGTGTGGCTGGCGAATGGGGGCATAACCCGCTGCCGTGGATGGATGCCGACGAATGGCGCGACCAGCAGGCGATGCCCTGCTATTGTGGCCGCATGGGGTGCATCGAAACCTTTATTTCCGGCACTGGTTTTAGCATGGATTATCAGCGCTTGAGCGGTCATGCACGTAACGGGCATGAGATTATCGCGCTGATGGAGCAGGGTGACAGGCTGGCGGAACAGGTATTACAACGCTATGAACAGCGGTTGGCGAAATCGCTGGCGCACATCGTTAACGTGCTGGACCCGGATGTCATTGTGCTGGGGGGCGGCATGAGCAACGTTAAGCGATTGTATGACTCTGTGCCTGCGCTGCTGAAACAGTGGGTGTTTGGCGGCGAATGCGATACGCCGGTTCGACAGGCGATGCATGGTGACTCCAGCGGCGTGCGCGGTGCTGCCTGGCTGTGGCCGCGGGAGTGA